The following proteins are encoded in a genomic region of Thermococcus henrietii:
- a CDS encoding ribose 1,5-bisphosphate isomerase, protein MPVVKEVLEIAEKIRNMEIRGAGKIARSAAYALQIQAEKSKAKTVDEFWKEMKQAAKILYETRPTAVSLPNALRYVMHRGKIAYSSGADLEQLRFIVINAAKEFIHNSENAVKRIGEIGAKRIEDGDVIMTHCHSKAAISVMKTAWEQGKDIKVIVTETRPKWQGKITAKELASYGIPVIYVVDSAARHYMKMTDKVVMGADSITVNGAVINKIGTALIALTAKEHRVWTMIAAETYKFHPETMLGQLVEIEMRDPTEVIPEEELKTWPKNIEVWNPAFDVTPPEYVDVIITERGVIPPSAAIDILKEEFGWALKYREPWED, encoded by the coding sequence ATGCCAGTGGTGAAGGAAGTCCTTGAAATAGCGGAGAAGATAAGGAACATGGAGATACGCGGTGCCGGAAAGATAGCCCGTTCAGCGGCCTACGCGCTTCAGATACAGGCAGAAAAAAGTAAGGCCAAGACCGTTGACGAGTTCTGGAAGGAGATGAAGCAGGCCGCGAAGATACTCTACGAGACGAGGCCAACCGCGGTTTCCCTGCCCAACGCCCTCCGTTACGTTATGCACAGGGGTAAGATTGCCTACTCAAGCGGTGCCGACCTCGAACAGCTCCGCTTCATAGTCATCAACGCCGCCAAGGAGTTCATACACAACTCCGAGAACGCGGTCAAGAGGATAGGCGAGATAGGGGCGAAGCGCATAGAGGACGGCGACGTCATAATGACCCATTGCCACAGCAAGGCCGCGATAAGCGTCATGAAGACTGCCTGGGAGCAGGGCAAAGACATCAAGGTCATCGTGACCGAGACGAGGCCCAAGTGGCAGGGCAAGATTACCGCCAAGGAGCTGGCTTCCTACGGAATTCCGGTCATATACGTCGTCGATTCGGCGGCGAGGCACTACATGAAGATGACGGACAAGGTCGTCATGGGGGCAGACAGCATAACGGTCAACGGCGCGGTGATAAACAAGATTGGAACGGCCCTGATAGCGCTTACCGCTAAGGAGCACAGGGTTTGGACGATGATTGCCGCTGAAACCTACAAGTTCCACCCCGAGACGATGCTCGGCCAGCTCGTCGAGATTGAGATGCGCGATCCAACGGAGGTCATTCCCGAGGAAGAACTCAAGACCTGGCCGAAGAACATCGAGGTGTGGAATCCGGCGTTCGACGTTACTCCGCCCGAGTACGTTGACGTCATCATCACCGAGCGCGGGGTCATTCCACCGAGTGCCGCCATAGACATCCTCAAGGAGGAGTTCGGCTGGGCGCTCAAGTACCGCGAGCCCTGGGAGGACTGA